The following proteins are co-located in the Malus sylvestris chromosome 13, drMalSylv7.2, whole genome shotgun sequence genome:
- the LOC126596980 gene encoding mannosyl-oligosaccharide glucosidase GCS1-like translates to MAGTGRRSSRSRANSSRDGNDGDTVPLRPPPNLRTQRGGRGRSQTSIGIFNVNLKVLLGLSAIAFFAILYLINNLMKHVEQAPTPRVVTPFPAPKLMDLPQFQGEHKESLYWGTYRPNVYLGIRARTPRSLIAGLMWIGIKDGRYFMRHVCQDSDDLSKYGWAQHDGRSFGHQVILDHDMNLATTFLKSKGEDSGYGGDWAVQIDVQNRNSKGNEEASHIFFYLADEDGNTLNLGGDTLDIHENSLLASGSRMDVGSWQLHLKSLEDLEVHYAGFKTPHIHNLSDLVQENLGLQVRKFGRLQLPDTSEDSPNILVFQISARAPFRTDVAFISGTGLESSRVKERVSSLTGTSLTNQLKEKQREFDTKFEKSFSLVDKLDPESIVAGKAAIGNLLGGIGYFFGQSKIAVSGDTFSGSHDNSISYWPAELYTAVPSRPFFPRGFLWDEGFHQLLIWRWDKHISLDIIGHWLDLMNIDGWIPREQILGAEALSKVPSEFVTQLPTNGNPPALLLALRDLVHGLKINKFTAAESDAISSFVERAFVRLEAWFQWFNTTQSGKEVGSYYWHGRDSTTNRELNPKTLSSGLDDYPRASHPSEDERHVDLRCWMLLAADCLHSIAELFEKENKSAKKYGATVKLLSDFETLNQMHYDDTYGTYFDFGNHTEKVRLVWKEVITGHNYATRELVREVLESPKLRLVPHIGPISLFPFIGRIIPADSRILEKQLDLISNRSILWTDYGLRSLAKTSSVYMKRNTEHDAPYWRGPIWMNMNYMILSSLHHYSRVDGPYKEKARTIYDDLRGNLIRNVVKNYHKTGFFWEQYDQRNGKGKGARVFHGWTSIVLLIMAEAYSS, encoded by the exons ATGGCCGGAACTGGAAGAAGAAGCTCTCGGAGCAGAGCCAACTCCTCCAGAGACGGCAATGACGGAGACACAGTTCCTCTCCGACCACCTCCCAATTTGCGGACTCAGAGAGGTGGCAGAGGCAGAAGTCAAACTTCAATCGGAATTTTCAACGTTAATCTCAAAGTCCTGCTAGGGCTCAGCGCGATAGCCTTCTTCGCCATCTTGTATTTGATTAACAACCTCATGAAGCATGTCGAACAAGCTCCGACGCCGAGGGTCGTCACGCCCTTCCCGGCTCCAAAGCTCATGGACCTCCCTCAG TTTCAAGGTGAGCACAAAGAGAGCTTGTATTGGGGAACTTATCGGCCGAACGTGTATCTCGGAATCCGGGCTAG GACTCCTCGGTCTTTAATTGCCGGGTTAATGTGGATTGGTATAAAGGATGGGAGATATTTCATGCGGCATGTTTGCCAAGATTCTGATGATCTGAGTAAATATGGTTGGGCACAACATGATGGACGTAGTTTTGGACATCAAGTCATTCTTGACCATGACATGAACTTAGCAACAACTTTCTTGAAATCCAAGGGTGAAGACAGTGGCTATGGCGGAGATTGGGCAGTTCAAATTGATGTGCAGAACCGCAA TTCTAAAGGGAATGAGGAAGCTTCACATATCTTTTTCTATTTGGCCGATGAAGATGGAAATACTCTAAATTTAGGTGGAGATACCTTGGACATTCATGAGAACTCTCTCCTTGCATCTGGTTCACGGATGGACGTTGGAAGTTGGCAGCTACATTTAAAATCACTG GAGGATTTGGAAGTTCATTATGCTGGTTTTAAGACGCCTCATATTCACAACTTATCAGATCTTGTTCAGGAAAATCTTGGACTACAA GTAAGGAAGTTTGGTCGACTGCAGCTACCTGACACATCTGAAGATTCTCCAAATATTCTAGTTTTTCAG ATTTCTGCTAGGGCACCTTTCAGGACAGATGTTGCATTCATATCTGGAACTGGTTTGGAAAGTTCAAGAGTAAAAGAACGTGTCAGCAGCCTTACAG GTACCTCACTGACCAATCAACTGAAGGAGAAGCAAAGAGAATTTGACACAAAATTTGAGAAGAGCTTTAGTCTGGTTGACAAG CTTGATCCTGAATCTATTGTTGCTGGTAAGGCTGCCATAGGAAACTTGTTGGGTGGCATCGGCTACTTCTTTGGCCAGTCAAAAATTGCCGTCTCCGGGGATACGTTC TCGGGAAGTCATGATAATTCTATTTCATATTGGCCTGCTGAGCTTTACACAGCTGTTCCAAGTCGTCCCTTTTTTCCAAGGGGATTTTTATGGGATGAAGGTTTTCATCAACTTTTGATCTG GCGTTGGGATAAACATATTTCCTTGGACATCATAGGACACTGGTTAGATCTAATGAATATTGATGGATGGATTCCACGTGAGCAAATTTTAGGTGCTGAAGCTCTAAG TAAAGTCCCAAGTGAATTTGTTACTCAGCTTCCAACAAATGGAAATCCACCAGCTCTGCTTTTGGCGTTGCGTG ACTTAGTTCATGGCTTAAAGATAAACAAGTTTACTGCTGCTGAAAGCGATGCGATATCTTCGTTCGTAGAACGGGCTTTTGTTCGCCTAGAAGCATGGTTTCAATGGTTCAACACTACCCAATCAG GGAAGGAAGTGGGAAGCTACTATTGGCATGGGAGAGACAGCACAACAAATAGGGAACTAAACCCAAAG ACGCTGTCTTCTGGATTGGATGATTATCCACGTGCTTCCCATCCAAGTGAGGATGAGCGTCACGTAGATCTTAGATGCTGGATGCTACTTGCAGCAGATTGCTTGCATTCCATTGCAGAACTGTTTGAGAAGGAAAATAAATCTGCAAAG AAATACGGTGCTACAGTTAAGTTACTCTCGGATTTTGAAACTCTGAATCAG ATGCACTATGACGATACATATGGAACATATTTTGATTTTGGAAATCATACGGAAAAG GTTCGTTTAGTTTGGAAAGAAGTGATAACAGGACACAATTATGCAACCAGAGAGCTCGTGCGGGAGGTATTAGAAAGCCCCAAGTTGAGACTCGTTCCTCACATTGGCCCTATTAGTCTTTTCCCATTCATTGGAAGGATTATACCAGCT GATTCAAGGATTTTGGAAAAACAGCTAGACCTTATATCAAATCGGAGCATCTTATGGACAGATTATGGACTCCGCTCTCTTGCCAAAACAAG TTCCGTGTACATGAAACGCAACACAGAGCATGATGCCCCTTACTGGAGGGGTCCAATATGGATGAACATGAACTACATGATTCTATCATCGCTCCATCATTACTCTAGAG TGGATGGACCATATAAAGAAAAAGCGAGAACCATCTACGACGACTTGAGAGGCAATTTGATTAG AAACGTCGTGAAAAATTATCACAAAACCGGGTTCTTCTGGGAACAATATGATCAGAGGAACGGCAAGGGAAAAGGCGCACGCGTATTCCATGGCTGGACATCTATCGTGTTGTTAATCATGGCAGAAGCTTACTCTAGCTAG
- the LOC126596985 gene encoding nuclear pore complex protein NUP54-like: MFGAQSSSSPFGTPSSTPAFGTPSSTPAFGTPSSTPAFGTPSSTPAFGMPSSTPSFFTPSAPAPAFGTPSTSAFSTGGFGSLFNTPFSSQTQQQQQQTPSFQQPQSAGGFGFQSPFTTPQQPTPFPNSQLTTQMAPVAPLPFSLADRDIQAIVDAYKDEPGNPKYAFKHLLFSVTDPQFRVKPAGVSDIMWAEAMAKLEGLESTDRERLWPQLVQGFKDLSQRLKLQDEVLLSDAERLQMTQSNVKMLQRHFQADTLPWIERMRQKEQGLQRRLLRVMRILEALEGKGFRLPLMKGEVELAEKLAAVTRQLKGSGAELTRRVQNLLTISRVQENSIGAGGLGYLPGSTKIHEQSLAAMQEVLQQQTEAIARLGNVLKRDIRDMEIIMSEDTETTENGS; the protein is encoded by the exons ATGTTCGGAGCTCAATCTTCGTCGTCACCTTTTGGTACGCCGTCGTCAACCCCCGCCTTCGGGACGCCGTCGTCGACCCCCGCCTTCGGGACGCCGTCGTCGACCCCAGCCTTCGGCACCCCGTCGTCGACCCCGGCCTTTGGGATGCCCTCATCGACCCCGTCGTTCTTTACTCCTTCGGCTCCGGCTCCGGCCTTTGGAACTCCGTCGACGTCTGCATTTTCCACCGGTGGCTTCGGCTCCTTATTCAACACTCCATTCTCTTCTCAAACTCAGCAGCAACAGCAGCAAACGCCGTCGTTTCAGCAGCCTCAGTCTGCTGGCGGCTTTGGGTTTCAGAGCCCGTTCACTACGCCGCAGCAGCCGACGCCCTTCCCTAACTCTCAATTGACGACTCAGATGGCTCCCGTCGctcctctccctttctctctcgcCGATCGCGATATTCAA GCAATTGTTGACGCTTACAAGGACGAGCCTGGAAACCCTAAATATGCTTTTAAG CATTTGCTGTTTAGCGTAACTGATCCGCAGTTCAGGGTGAAGCCTGCTGGTGTATCGGAT ATTATGTGGGCAGAGGCTATGGCGAAGCTCGAAGGTCTGGAAAGTACTGACAGGGAACGCCTGTGGCCTCAGCTTGTTCAGGGATTTAAAGATCTCTCTCAACGGCTGAAG CTCCAAGATGAAGTCCTTCTTTCAGATGCTGAGAGATTGCAAATGACCCAAAGCAATGTCAAGATG CTTCAAAGGCATTTTCAAGCTGATACTCTTCCTTGGATCGAGAGAATGAGACAAAAAGAACAAGGTCTTCAAAGGCGCCTTTTGAGG GTGATGAGAATACTGGAGGCACTAGAGGGCAAGGGTTTCCGACTGCCCTTAATGAAAGGTGAAGTAGAATTGGCCGAGAAGTTAGCTGCAGTTACTAGACAG TTGAAAGGATCTGGAGCTGAGCTTACTAGGAGGGTACAAAACCTGCTAACCATATCCCGTGTCCAAGAGAATTCTATTGGTGCGGGTGGTTTAGGTTATCTTCCAGGAtcaaccaaaatccatgaaCAGAGTCTCGCTGCTATGCAAGAG GTGTTACAACAGCAGACGGAAGCTATTGCGAGACTAGGCAATGTTTTGAAGCGAGATATCCGGGATATGGAGATTATAATGTCAGAGGATACAGAAACAACAGAGAACGGAAGCTAG
- the LOC126596986 gene encoding F-box/kelch-repeat protein At1g67480-like, whose protein sequence is MCRSNLVKQDAPIGAKSYRSLTSLEVDDSESPILPGLPDDVAKYCLALVPHSDFPAMGGVCKKWRYFLQSKELITVRQLAGLLEEWLYVLTTDSEGKENQWEVLDCHGHKHHVLPPMPGPTKFGFGVAILNGKLLVVGGYSAIPGTTVASEDVYQYDSCLNRWGKLANMNVARHDFACAELSGMIYAVGGYGIDGSSLSSAEVYNPDTDTWTLISSIRRPRYGCFACGFEGKLYVMGGRSSFTIGNSKFVDVYDPESHTWGEMKKNGCVMVTAHAVLEKKLFCLEWRNQRKLSIYNPDDNSWEMVQIPLTGSTSIKLRFGILDDKLLLFSLEEDPGYRTLLYDPNAAPGSEWLTSEVKLSGPCLCCVTIKV, encoded by the exons ATGTGCCGATCGAATTTGGTCAAGCAAGATGCACCAATTGGTGCAAAAAGCTATCGCAGTTTGACTTCTCTGGAGGTAGATGATTCTGAGAGCCCCATCCTGCCGGGACTGCCAGATGACGTAGCAAAATATTGTCTAGCGCTTGTTCCTCATTCAGACTTCCCTGCTATGGGTGGCGTGTGTAAGAAATGGAGGTAttttcttcaaagcaaagaactTATCACTGTGCGGCAATTAGCTGGGTTGCTTGAGGAGTGGCTCTATGTTTTGACAACCGATTCCGAAGGAAAGGAAAACCAGTGGGAGGTTTTAGATTGCCATGGACATAAGCACCATGTTCTTCCTCCCATGCCTGGTCCAACAAAATTTGGATTTGGGGTGGCGATTCTTAATGGAAAGCTTCTTGTCGTTGGTGGATATTCTGCAATTCCCGGGACCACCGTTGCATCAGAAGATGTGTACCAATACGATTCTTGCCTCAACAG GTGGGGCAAATTGGCAAACATGAATGTTGCTCGACATGACTTTGCTTGTGCAGAACTAAGTGGTATGATTTACGCTGTTGGGGGATACGGTATAGATGGCAGCAGTCTATCCAGTGCCGAGGTGTACAATCCTGACACCGATACTTGGACCCTGATAAGCAGTATTCGCCGTCCTCGATATGGTTGCTTTGCCTGTGGATTTGAAGGAAAGCTGTATGTTATGGGCGGAAGGTCAAGCTTCACTATTGGAAATTCAAAGTTTGTTGATGTCTACGACCCTGAGAGTCACACTTGGGGTGAGATGAAGAAGAATGGTTGTGTCATGGTCACTGCTCATGCTGTGCTGGAAAAGAAGCTGTTCTGTTTGGAGTGGAGGAACCAGCGGAAACTTTCAATTTACAACCCTGACGACAATTCCTGGGAGATGGTGCAGATTCCGTTGACAGGAAGCACAAGCATCAAGCTCCGATTTGGGATACTGGATGACAAACTTCTGTTGTTTTCACTCGAGGAGGATCCTGGTTATCGTACTTTGTTGTACGATCCAAATGCAGCACCAGGATCCGAGTGGCTGACTTCTGAGGTAAAGCTGTCCGGTCCCTGCTTGTGCTGTGTTACCATCAAGGTGTGA